A part of Anaerotignum faecicola genomic DNA contains:
- a CDS encoding response regulator transcription factor: protein MEKQKILVVDDDKHIAELISLYMMKEGYETREIYDGKEAAAAVEDFQPDLILLDLMLPGMDGYQVCTEVRKTSRVPIIMLTAKGETFDKVLGLELGADDYIVKPFEPKELVARVKAVLRRYEPKQEEDKNILKFGELEINLSNYSVLYHGKSLDFPPKEFELLSFLAQHPNRVFTREQLLDRIWGYEYVGDTRTVDVHVKRIREKLNSEDEWGIRTVWSVGYKFGQK from the coding sequence ATGGAAAAACAGAAGATTTTGGTTGTGGATGACGATAAGCATATTGCGGAGCTGATTTCTCTTTATATGATGAAGGAGGGCTATGAAACGCGGGAGATTTATGATGGAAAGGAAGCTGCCGCGGCAGTGGAAGACTTTCAGCCTGATTTAATCCTGCTGGATCTGATGCTCCCCGGAATGGACGGCTATCAGGTTTGCACAGAGGTGCGTAAGACAAGCCGTGTACCGATTATCATGCTGACGGCGAAGGGCGAAACCTTTGATAAGGTGCTTGGCTTGGAATTGGGTGCGGATGATTATATCGTAAAGCCCTTTGAGCCAAAGGAGCTTGTGGCACGAGTGAAGGCGGTGCTGCGCAGATACGAGCCAAAGCAGGAGGAGGATAAAAATATTCTGAAATTCGGGGAGCTAGAAATCAATCTCTCGAACTATTCTGTGCTGTATCATGGGAAAAGTCTGGATTTTCCCCCGAAGGAATTTGAACTGCTCAGCTTTCTGGCGCAGCATCCCAATCGGGTATTCACCAGAGAGCAGCTGCTTGACCGCATCTGGGGCTATGAATATGTGGGGGACACCAGAACGGTGGATGTCCATGTAAAGCGTATCCGTGAAAAGCTGAACAGCGAGGATGAATGGGGGATTCGGACAGTCTGGAGTGTCGGCTATAAATTCGGACAAAAATAA
- a CDS encoding response regulator transcription factor, translating into MERKKILLIEDEVKLARFVELELKYEGYDVTTCHDGRVGMEMITNQEFDMILLDLMLPGLTGIEICRRVRKFSQVPIIMLTAKDEVMDKVAGLDSGADDYLTKPFAIEELLARMRVAFKHSEGSNIAKKTILQVQNLEIDTEKRMVTVDGKVVDLTKKEYELLTYLVQNKNIVLTREQILNEVWGYSYIGETNVVDVYIRYLRAKIDEAFGKKYILTIRGVGYYVKEE; encoded by the coding sequence ATGGAACGAAAAAAAATCCTTCTGATTGAAGATGAGGTAAAGCTGGCTCGTTTTGTGGAGCTGGAATTGAAATATGAGGGCTACGATGTAACGACCTGCCATGACGGCAGAGTGGGGATGGAGATGATCACGAATCAGGAATTCGACATGATTTTGCTTGACCTGATGCTGCCGGGGCTGACCGGTATTGAAATCTGCCGCCGGGTACGGAAGTTTTCGCAGGTACCAATCATTATGCTGACGGCAAAGGATGAGGTAATGGATAAGGTTGCCGGACTGGACAGCGGTGCGGACGACTACCTGACAAAGCCCTTCGCGATTGAGGAGCTGCTTGCAAGAATGCGTGTGGCATTCAAGCACAGCGAGGGAAGTAATATTGCGAAAAAGACGATTTTGCAGGTACAGAATTTGGAGATTGATACGGAAAAGCGAATGGTAACGGTCGATGGCAAGGTGGTTGATTTAACAAAGAAGGAATATGAGCTTCTGACCTATCTGGTACAGAATAAGAATATCGTTTTAACGAGAGAACAGATTTTGAATGAGGTCTGGGGCTATAGCTACATTGGCGAAACAAATGTGGTGGATGTGTATATCCGCTATCTGCGTGCGAAGATTGATGAAGCCTTTGGGAAAAAATACATTCTGACCATTCGAGGGGTAGGATATTATGTCAAGGAAGAATAA
- a CDS encoding TIGR04086 family membrane protein yields MGKEKGKKEKREKKENHSRRTRERQTGGTALCLLRGMGIAFAITCIIFIGFGMILTYTAASEESLPLVSLICTALSAAAAGYDWAACKRKRGLLWGALAGLVYTALLYVITSLAADSFVLHASGLMTLAVALAAGVIGGILGVNRR; encoded by the coding sequence TTGGGGAAGGAAAAAGGAAAGAAGGAAAAAAGAGAAAAAAAGGAGAACCATAGCCGCCGAACCCGCGAAAGGCAGACGGGCGGCACGGCGCTTTGCCTTCTGCGCGGCATGGGCATTGCCTTTGCCATCACCTGTATTATATTTATCGGCTTTGGGATGATACTGACCTATACCGCTGCTTCGGAGGAAAGTCTGCCTTTGGTTTCGCTAATCTGTACGGCGCTTTCTGCGGCGGCGGCAGGCTATGACTGGGCGGCTTGCAAAAGGAAACGGGGGCTGCTATGGGGGGCTCTGGCAGGGCTTGTTTACACTGCTCTGCTTTACGTTATTACAAGCCTTGCGGCGGATTCCTTCGTTTTGCATGCTTCGGGGCTGATGACGCTTGCAGTGGCACTTGCGGCAGGAGTCATCGGCGGAATTCTGGGGGTAAACCGCAGGTAG
- a CDS encoding TlpA disulfide reductase family protein, with product MKKKLALLLAALLLFGSAACGKTDTADDTQQEIQTEFNLPKCGLSYTIPDEWVEMENTNLIPASYVKVNGDIYAKIQYNYAPDENMEPLNDAESTIAVEELMTPIVEMLVVRTENLETDEVKEEMDFFKSVEKIGVKGDFQFFFLTDYADGIDHFSTEAQATFRELESYLPELRESIEISLPDEEAVLDEAEENSKYLNFISNTLDGDPVTSAVFYDYDMTVVNFWASYCEEDNINELDTLQSFYKDLQKKHPNVNFVQVVIDTPGQKAEKIATDAYKKAGVTFKGIMPDQNLATWITDNLEGLPTTVFVDSKGKPADLKIKGIQDASYYMETTETMLKKMKTSK from the coding sequence ATGAAAAAGAAGCTAGCTCTGCTTTTGGCAGCCCTTTTGCTCTTTGGCTCCGCCGCCTGCGGCAAAACCGATACTGCCGACGATACCCAACAAGAAATTCAGACAGAATTTAACCTGCCGAAATGCGGCCTTTCCTACACTATCCCCGATGAATGGGTAGAAATGGAAAATACAAACCTCATCCCCGCGTCCTATGTCAAGGTGAACGGCGATATCTATGCAAAAATTCAGTATAACTATGCGCCTGATGAAAATATGGAGCCGCTGAATGATGCCGAATCCACCATTGCTGTGGAAGAACTGATGACCCCTATCGTGGAAATGCTCGTTGTGCGAACAGAAAATCTGGAAACAGATGAAGTAAAAGAGGAAATGGACTTTTTCAAGAGTGTGGAAAAAATCGGCGTAAAGGGTGATTTCCAATTCTTCTTCCTGACCGATTATGCCGACGGCATCGACCACTTCTCCACAGAAGCACAGGCAACCTTCCGCGAATTGGAAAGCTATCTGCCGGAATTGCGCGAAAGTATTGAAATTTCCCTGCCGGATGAGGAAGCGGTGCTGGATGAAGCAGAGGAAAACAGCAAATATCTCAACTTCATTTCCAATACCCTTGATGGCGACCCTGTCACCTCCGCTGTTTTCTATGATTACGATATGACGGTGGTAAACTTCTGGGCAAGCTACTGCGAGGAGGACAACATCAATGAACTGGATACCCTGCAAAGCTTCTACAAGGATTTGCAGAAAAAGCATCCAAACGTAAACTTCGTGCAGGTTGTCATTGACACTCCCGGGCAGAAGGCAGAAAAAATCGCAACCGATGCGTATAAAAAAGCCGGCGTTACCTTCAAAGGCATCATGCCGGACCAAAACCTTGCCACTTGGATTACGGATAATCTGGAGGGTCTGCCGACCACCGTCTTTGTAGACAGCAAGGGCAAACCCGCCGATTTAAAAATCAAGGGGATACAGGATGCTTCCTATTACATGGAAACAACGGAAACCATGCTGAAAAAAATGAAAACCAGCAAATAA
- a CDS encoding endonuclease MutS2: MNEKALHTLEYDKIIEKLVGYAVSPMAKERAAALRPSAAMSDIIIWQEETTEATTMVLKKGTPSFGGFREIRPQLKRASMAGILSIAELMSVGEFAYVCRKVKNYARKENKDEVYARLDEYFDLITPLDKLENEISRCILSETEVADDASAGLRSVRREIKASNERVKDHLNGVINSSAYRNMLQDFVITIRNDRYCVPVKAEYRSSFPGMIHDQSNTGSTLFMEPLSVIQLNNKIKELQAKEKEEIEKILIALSDMVTANAFAIEGNLELLTQLDFIFAKANLSLAMDGTQPLFNTKGYINIHKGRHPLLDPKKVVPTDIYLGKDFTTLMITGPNTGGKTVALKTLGLFTLMGQAGLHIPAFDNSQLAVFDNVFASIGDEQSIEQSLSTFSAHMTNIVKIMDEVTDDSLVLFDELGAGTDPTEGAALAVAIIQALLDRKIRTAVTTHYSELKVFALTTEGVENACCEFDVETLRPTYRLLIGIPGKSNAFAISKRLGLQEYILSAAKEFISRDEARFEDVITDLEISKKSVKFEQERAEEYRREAEELKKEVERQKEKTREQKEKILAKAREDAKQLYVQAKEEADRIIKEMNKQAKEANNRTKALEQRQKLNEKLSSMQQDFLKSKKVKPNHKAPENLKPGDRVYVISFDQNGEVLTAPDKNKEVMVQMGIMKMKVPMAELMLDDTPRPKEKQKRQQPTKAKFSKSQFISAEIDCRGQLVDEAIANIDKYIDDAYLSGLKQVVIIHGKGTGALRAGVQNYLKMNSHVKSYRPGTFGEGEAGVTVVELK, translated from the coding sequence ATGAACGAAAAAGCATTGCATACGTTAGAATATGACAAAATTATAGAAAAGCTGGTGGGTTATGCGGTTTCCCCGATGGCAAAGGAACGTGCCGCGGCACTGCGCCCTTCTGCTGCCATGAGTGATATTATCATTTGGCAGGAGGAAACAACGGAAGCGACCACCATGGTACTGAAAAAGGGGACACCTTCCTTCGGCGGCTTTCGGGAAATCCGTCCGCAGCTAAAGCGGGCCTCTATGGCAGGGATTCTTTCCATCGCGGAGCTGATGTCGGTGGGGGAATTTGCGTATGTCTGCCGCAAGGTAAAAAATTATGCCAGAAAAGAAAACAAGGATGAGGTCTATGCCCGTCTGGATGAATATTTTGATTTGATTACCCCTCTGGATAAGCTGGAAAATGAAATCAGCCGCTGTATTCTTTCGGAAACGGAGGTTGCGGATGATGCCAGCGCAGGACTGCGGAGTGTCCGTCGGGAGATTAAGGCCTCCAATGAAAGAGTGAAGGATCATCTGAATGGGGTTATCAATTCCTCGGCATACCGCAATATGCTGCAGGATTTTGTGATTACCATTCGTAATGACAGATACTGTGTCCCCGTTAAGGCGGAATACAGAAGCTCCTTCCCCGGCATGATTCACGATCAATCCAACACAGGCTCTACGCTGTTTATGGAGCCGTTGAGCGTGATTCAGCTGAACAATAAAATTAAGGAGCTGCAGGCGAAGGAAAAGGAAGAAATCGAAAAGATTCTGATTGCCCTTTCGGATATGGTGACGGCAAATGCGTTTGCGATTGAGGGAAATCTGGAACTGCTGACACAGCTTGATTTTATTTTTGCAAAGGCAAATCTTTCCCTTGCCATGGACGGGACACAGCCCCTGTTTAATACAAAAGGCTATATCAATATCCACAAGGGCAGACATCCTCTGCTTGACCCGAAAAAGGTTGTGCCGACGGATATTTATTTGGGAAAGGATTTTACTACGCTGATGATTACAGGTCCGAACACCGGCGGCAAAACGGTTGCCCTGAAAACCTTGGGGCTGTTTACGCTGATGGGGCAGGCAGGACTGCATATTCCTGCATTTGATAATTCGCAGCTGGCGGTGTTTGATAATGTGTTCGCGAGCATCGGGGATGAGCAGAGCATTGAGCAGAGTCTGAGTACCTTTTCGGCACACATGACGAATATCGTGAAAATTATGGACGAGGTGACGGATGACTCTCTGGTGCTGTTCGATGAGCTTGGCGCGGGGACAGACCCGACGGAGGGCGCAGCCTTGGCGGTTGCCATCATACAAGCCCTTCTGGACAGAAAAATCCGTACCGCAGTGACCACGCATTATAGCGAATTGAAGGTATTTGCGCTGACGACAGAGGGTGTGGAAAATGCCTGCTGCGAATTTGATGTGGAAACGCTCCGTCCGACCTATCGCCTGCTGATTGGGATTCCCGGAAAAAGTAATGCGTTTGCGATTTCCAAGCGACTGGGCTTGCAGGAATATATTCTTTCTGCGGCGAAGGAATTTATCAGTCGGGATGAGGCAAGATTTGAGGATGTGATTACCGATCTGGAAATCAGCAAGAAATCCGTCAAATTTGAACAGGAGCGCGCAGAGGAATACCGCAGAGAGGCGGAGGAGCTGAAAAAAGAGGTCGAGCGGCAGAAGGAAAAGACGAGAGAGCAGAAGGAAAAAATTCTTGCCAAGGCGAGAGAGGACGCAAAGCAGCTTTATGTGCAGGCGAAGGAGGAAGCCGACCGTATCATCAAGGAGATGAATAAGCAGGCGAAGGAGGCAAACAATCGCACGAAGGCGCTGGAGCAGAGACAAAAGCTGAATGAAAAGCTTTCCTCCATGCAGCAGGATTTCCTGAAATCGAAAAAGGTAAAGCCGAACCATAAGGCACCCGAAAATCTGAAGCCGGGCGACAGAGTGTATGTGATTTCCTTTGACCAGAACGGCGAGGTGCTGACTGCGCCCGATAAGAATAAAGAGGTTATGGTGCAGATGGGGATTATGAAAATGAAGGTGCCGATGGCGGAGCTGATGCTTGACGATACCCCCAGACCGAAGGAAAAACAGAAAAGACAGCAGCCGACAAAGGCAAAATTCTCCAAGAGCCAGTTTATTTCGGCGGAGATTGACTGCCGTGGACAGCTTGTGGATGAGGCGATTGCCAATATTGATAAATATATTGATGATGCGTATTTATCCGGACTGAAGCAGGTTGTGATTATCCATGGGAAGGGCACAGGCGCACTGCGCGCAGGGGTGCAGAATTATCTGAAAATGAATTCTCATGTAAAAAGCTACAGACCCGGTACCTTCGGCGAAGGCGAAGCCGGTGTTACGGTGGTGGAATTAAAATAA
- a CDS encoding PHP domain-containing protein: protein MHDSSIIDLHCHSTASDGTYAPKEVAALAQKIGLSAIALTDHDTIDGLAEFQAAGNALGIEAIAGIEFAALWEHFHRPEIHIVGLGFDPAHPVLKGRMETIRSSRDIRNRRMCERLSSIGLHLTLDEVAANAGGEIITRAHFANILLEKGYIKKKADAFTRYISPGLPGYVEREFLSPALCIETIKAAGGAAVLAHPTLYELDVAQLEILCRELIPYGLDGIECQYSTYTPEQTKEITVLAKRLGLLPSGGSDFHGKNKPDIYLGSGKNNLAIPYAFWENLKKRTRR, encoded by the coding sequence ATGCACGATTCCTCTATTATAGATTTACACTGCCATTCCACCGCATCGGACGGCACCTATGCCCCCAAAGAGGTTGCAGCGCTAGCGCAGAAAATCGGGCTTTCCGCCATCGCCTTGACCGACCATGATACCATTGACGGTCTGGCGGAATTTCAAGCCGCAGGAAACGCCCTCGGCATCGAAGCCATCGCAGGCATTGAATTTGCCGCACTCTGGGAGCATTTCCACCGTCCCGAAATCCATATTGTCGGCTTAGGCTTTGACCCGGCGCATCCCGTTCTCAAGGGCCGCATGGAAACCATCCGAAGCAGCCGCGATATCCGCAACCGCAGGATGTGCGAAAGGCTTTCCTCCATCGGTCTGCATCTGACTTTGGACGAGGTGGCGGCAAACGCAGGCGGTGAAATCATCACACGGGCGCATTTTGCGAATATTCTGCTCGAAAAGGGCTATATCAAAAAGAAGGCGGACGCTTTTACCCGTTATATCTCCCCCGGTCTGCCGGGCTATGTGGAGCGGGAATTTCTCTCTCCTGCCCTTTGCATCGAAACCATCAAGGCGGCAGGCGGCGCGGCGGTTCTGGCGCATCCTACGCTTTATGAGCTGGATGTAGCGCAGCTGGAAATTCTTTGCAGGGAGCTGATTCCCTATGGTCTGGACGGCATCGAGTGCCAATATTCCACCTATACCCCCGAACAGACAAAGGAGATCACCGTACTTGCCAAGCGACTGGGTCTGCTCCCCTCCGGCGGCAGTGATTTTCACGGAAAAAATAAACCCGATATCTATCTTGGCAGTGGGAAAAATAACCTCGCCATTCCCTATGCCTTCTGGGAAAATCTGAAAAAAAGAACACGCCGATAA
- a CDS encoding sensor histidine kinase, with product MKNDSIVRKQMMLYMATIAIFVAVVCGALTIFYTKHYMAEKREELIQQGEKIAQAYKKGYRTGNLSELSYELQILESYMGSGVLVINENGEVALASPGFNDEFLEDNRISQTLIERVQNGEIVSVQTKSGQVSDTPMLVVGYPFSEGHLAGILMCRSLPEIEESLKEMYQISVISLFFVSFLGLIVSYVTAKYVALPLMRMNRAAKVIANGNFEERVDVTSSDELGELAQSFNHMAESLQTHEKVQKDFIANISHDLRSPLTSMQGFLTAMLDGTIPPEKREHYLKIVLEETERLSRMTQSIVELSRAQSSAILLDESDFELNELIRWNIEMLEPQLEEKNVQIHGIYEAEQTMVHGDRDKISRVLQNLLGNAAKFSPQNGIIEVETTLDKKKVLVSVKDQGPGISEEDQKYVFDRFFKTDTTRNMDKTGSGIGLAIVREFLQAHGETITVKSEKGKGAAFVFSLKLAKKEN from the coding sequence ATGAAAAACGATTCCATTGTGCGCAAGCAGATGATGCTGTATATGGCAACCATTGCGATATTTGTTGCGGTGGTTTGCGGCGCATTGACAATATTTTATACCAAACATTATATGGCAGAGAAACGGGAGGAATTGATTCAGCAGGGAGAAAAAATCGCACAGGCCTACAAGAAGGGATACCGGACAGGCAATCTGAGCGAGCTAAGCTATGAGCTGCAGATTCTGGAAAGCTACATGGGCTCAGGGGTTTTGGTTATCAATGAGAACGGTGAGGTTGCGCTTGCCTCTCCGGGGTTTAATGATGAATTTCTGGAGGATAACAGAATCAGCCAGACATTGATTGAGCGTGTGCAGAATGGCGAAATCGTTTCGGTACAGACAAAAAGCGGACAGGTTTCCGATACGCCCATGCTGGTGGTCGGGTATCCGTTTTCGGAGGGACATCTGGCAGGAATTCTGATGTGCCGTTCCCTGCCGGAGATTGAGGAATCCTTGAAGGAAATGTACCAGATTAGCGTAATCAGCCTATTTTTCGTTTCGTTTCTGGGGCTGATTGTCAGCTATGTGACGGCGAAATATGTTGCGTTGCCGCTGATGCGGATGAACCGTGCGGCAAAGGTTATTGCAAATGGGAATTTTGAGGAGCGCGTGGATGTGACAAGCTCGGATGAACTGGGTGAGCTGGCGCAAAGCTTTAACCACATGGCGGAAAGCCTGCAAACGCATGAGAAGGTGCAAAAGGATTTTATTGCAAATATTTCGCATGACCTGCGTTCGCCATTGACCAGTATGCAGGGCTTTCTGACGGCAATGCTTGACGGAACGATTCCGCCTGAAAAACGGGAGCATTATCTGAAAATCGTTCTGGAGGAAACGGAACGGCTTTCTCGTATGACACAGAGTATTGTGGAGCTGAGCCGCGCACAGAGCAGTGCGATTTTGCTGGATGAATCGGATTTTGAATTGAATGAGCTGATTCGTTGGAATATTGAAATGCTGGAACCGCAGCTAGAAGAAAAGAACGTACAGATTCATGGCATTTATGAAGCGGAACAGACCATGGTACATGGGGACAGAGACAAAATTTCCCGTGTGCTACAGAACCTGTTGGGCAATGCAGCAAAATTTTCACCGCAAAATGGTATTATCGAGGTGGAAACGACACTGGATAAGAAAAAGGTTCTGGTTTCTGTAAAGGATCAGGGACCGGGCATCAGTGAGGAAGACCAGAAATATGTCTTTGACCGTTTCTTTAAAACGGATACGACCCGAAATATGGACAAGACGGGCAGCGGAATCGGTCTGGCGATTGTGAGAGAATTTTTGCAGGCACATGGCGAAACGATTACGGTAAAAAGTGAGAAGGGAAAGGGTGCAGCCTTTGTTTTCTCGCTGAAATTGGCAAAAAAAGAAAATTAA
- a CDS encoding sensor histidine kinase, whose protein sequence is MSRKNKEWLKGIQHMAIAKRITLLYGGIFSLSLLFISGFMMLNISGLQQSEMRRELQETMTQVQEFLQTNTELSDESLRELLGDKYVEVSIYSSEANETYNNFVGEMPPFLFRPEGEPPSRQKPQNGADKPPVIGENELYREGYQINGRRENKSGNVEYILENSTDQQFMLLTNHFETDTDAYRIQVFKMMGNNAYMMRNFLVKMLIVDILGICCAFLIGKYISDRILRPVEAIRSAAERISIEDLSQRISTEGPEDEMKELTITFNSMIDRLDGAFQRQSQFISDASHELRTPIAVIQGYANLINRWGKSDPEVLQESIDSILTETDHMSALIRQLLFLAKGDQNKLHVQKTRVSLNEIAAELVREMDLLQEGRSITFTAEDEVEIFAEYDLIKQLLWIHGENALKYSPNGSEIAVRVWKDASFGYVSVEDHGAGIAEEDLRKIFDRFYRADKSRNKEVSGTGLGLAIARWIIDCHDGEVLVESKVGEGTIFTDKFRLFSAEKKAKSK, encoded by the coding sequence ATGTCAAGGAAGAATAAGGAGTGGCTGAAGGGAATTCAGCACATGGCGATTGCCAAGCGAATCACGCTGCTTTACGGGGGGATTTTTTCGCTGTCCCTGCTGTTTATCAGTGGCTTTATGATGCTGAATATCTCCGGCTTGCAGCAGAGCGAAATGCGTAGAGAATTGCAGGAGACCATGACGCAGGTGCAGGAATTTTTGCAGACAAATACGGAGCTGAGTGATGAAAGCCTGAGAGAGCTGCTGGGGGATAAATATGTTGAGGTCAGCATTTACAGCAGCGAAGCAAATGAAACCTACAACAATTTTGTGGGAGAGATGCCGCCGTTTCTGTTTCGTCCCGAAGGGGAGCCTCCGAGCAGGCAAAAGCCGCAGAACGGCGCGGACAAGCCGCCTGTGATTGGAGAGAATGAGCTATACAGAGAGGGCTACCAAATTAACGGGCGGAGAGAAAACAAAAGCGGCAATGTGGAATATATTCTGGAAAACAGCACAGACCAGCAGTTTATGCTGCTAACGAACCATTTTGAAACGGATACAGATGCGTATCGAATTCAGGTGTTCAAAATGATGGGGAATAACGCCTATATGATGCGGAATTTTCTTGTAAAAATGCTGATTGTGGATATTCTTGGGATTTGCTGTGCATTTCTGATTGGGAAATATATCAGTGACCGTATTCTGCGTCCCGTTGAAGCGATTCGTTCGGCGGCAGAGCGGATTTCCATCGAGGACTTGAGTCAGCGGATTTCTACGGAAGGCCCTGAGGATGAGATGAAGGAGCTGACGATTACGTTTAACTCCATGATTGACCGATTGGATGGGGCGTTTCAGCGGCAGAGTCAGTTTATTTCCGATGCGTCCCATGAGCTGCGGACACCCATTGCCGTCATTCAGGGTTATGCGAATCTGATTAACCGCTGGGGCAAGAGCGATCCTGAGGTTTTGCAGGAATCCATCGATTCTATCCTGACAGAAACCGACCACATGAGTGCGCTCATCCGTCAGCTGCTTTTTCTGGCGAAGGGTGACCAAAATAAGCTGCATGTGCAGAAAACAAGAGTTTCTCTGAACGAGATTGCGGCAGAGCTGGTGCGTGAAATGGATTTGCTGCAGGAGGGTAGAAGCATCACCTTTACAGCGGAGGATGAGGTGGAAATTTTTGCGGAATATGATTTAATCAAGCAGCTGCTGTGGATTCATGGCGAGAATGCCTTGAAATATTCCCCGAACGGCAGTGAGATTGCGGTGCGGGTCTGGAAGGATGCAAGCTTCGGCTATGTTTCCGTGGAAGACCACGGCGCAGGCATTGCGGAGGAGGATCTGCGTAAGATTTTCGACCGTTTTTATCGTGCGGATAAATCCAGAAATAAGGAGGTTTCCGGTACAGGCTTAGGGCTTGCTATTGCGCGCTGGATCATCGATTGCCATGATGGAGAGGTTCTGGTGGAAAGCAAGGTAGGGGAAGGAACGATTTTCACCGATAAATTCCGGCTGTTTTCCGCAGAAAAGAAAGCAAAATCAAAATAA
- a CDS encoding copper amine oxidase N-terminal domain-containing protein: protein MKKKLAALLCGVMCVGAFSGCSTDELGYLKMAANAMDTMKTCEVKGTMQADINFDALETFMTDVAKATGADMVATVGEFPDGRKTMQMDYDMNLDMDTMKYDMSFDVNYEGKKYDLGTVYYSLADGVVVTTDTLLGAYQLAGAVEEKNDSYLFTEAFARDFKAALGQQKYITLISAEDMTGVDMEGVSMSGLQDAVFTFYEDVFKGFETGMVKKISGGYAIQADGQQVAQLMINMLDFIGKNPEQVLNATEAYMMTVMDSMNASAEDKAQIKEGFAELKASEQDFVDGASDLSAMLKEIVKEPSISMVLNSFKYNAEVKQLAEGFRSTEVYDVTHNGKRVAKITTDSTMMSSNETVTIPKGGMTLEELQNQMARLENKYNPVVGVTVTWGWGGDNEASLEANRKEGSAVFGGNYDYTDLVVKNGRAYLPLRDICDMLGEDVGWEKTTKTSYVMQNGKRVNMNVLLQDGKSFVGVRAFEQLGYTVTYTPLEDEKMVEIMK from the coding sequence ATGAAAAAGAAGCTGGCGGCACTGCTTTGCGGTGTTATGTGTGTGGGAGCATTTTCGGGCTGTTCGACGGATGAGCTGGGCTATCTGAAGATGGCGGCAAATGCAATGGATACCATGAAGACCTGTGAGGTAAAGGGAACGATGCAGGCGGATATCAACTTTGATGCACTGGAGACGTTTATGACAGATGTTGCAAAAGCAACAGGTGCGGATATGGTTGCGACAGTTGGGGAATTCCCTGACGGCAGAAAGACCATGCAGATGGATTACGACATGAATCTGGATATGGATACAATGAAATACGATATGTCCTTTGATGTGAATTACGAAGGCAAGAAGTACGATCTGGGTACGGTGTATTACAGTCTGGCGGATGGCGTTGTTGTGACAACAGATACCCTTCTGGGTGCATATCAGCTTGCGGGGGCTGTAGAAGAAAAGAATGACAGCTATCTTTTCACAGAGGCCTTTGCAAGAGATTTCAAGGCAGCACTGGGACAGCAGAAATATATTACACTTATCTCTGCCGAGGATATGACAGGGGTTGACATGGAAGGTGTAAGCATGAGCGGCTTACAGGATGCCGTATTTACCTTCTATGAGGATGTATTCAAGGGCTTTGAAACAGGCATGGTAAAGAAAATCAGCGGCGGCTATGCGATTCAGGCAGACGGACAGCAGGTGGCACAGCTGATGATCAATATGCTTGATTTCATCGGCAAGAACCCTGAGCAGGTGCTGAATGCAACCGAAGCCTACATGATGACTGTAATGGACAGCATGAATGCAAGTGCAGAGGATAAGGCACAGATAAAGGAAGGCTTTGCAGAGCTGAAGGCATCGGAGCAGGACTTCGTAGACGGCGCGAGCGACCTGAGTGCAATGTTAAAGGAAATTGTGAAAGAACCCAGCATTTCCATGGTTCTGAACAGCTTCAAATATAATGCGGAGGTAAAACAGCTGGCAGAAGGCTTCCGTTCTACAGAGGTGTATGATGTAACCCATAACGGCAAAAGAGTTGCGAAGATTACCACAGATTCTACCATGATGAGCTCCAACGAAACCGTAACGATTCCGAAGGGCGGCATGACATTGGAGGAGCTGCAGAATCAGATGGCGCGTCTGGAAAATAAATATAACCCTGTTGTCGGCGTAACCGTGACATGGGGCTGGGGCGGCGATAACGAAGCGAGCCTGGAGGCAAACAGAAAAGAAGGCAGTGCGGTATTCGGTGGCAATTATGATTATACCGATCTGGTTGTGAAAAATGGCAGAGCATACCTGCCCTTGCGTGATATCTGCGATATGCTGGGTGAGGATGTCGGCTGGGAAAAGACCACAAAGACCTCTTATGTGATGCAGAACGGCAAACGCGTGAATATGAATGTGCTTTTGCAGGACGGCAAATCATTCGTTGGCGTAAGAGCCTTTGAACAGCTTGGCTATACCGTAACCTACACTCCTCTGGAGGACGAAAAGATGGTTGAAATTATGAAATAA